A window from Balaenoptera musculus isolate JJ_BM4_2016_0621 chromosome 8, mBalMus1.pri.v3, whole genome shotgun sequence encodes these proteins:
- the ZNRD2 gene encoding protein ZNRD2, producing the protein MALNGSEVDDFSWEPPTEAETKVLQARRERQDRISRLMGDYLLRGYRMLGETCADCGTILLQDKQRKIYCVACQELDSDVDKDNPALNAQAALSQAREHQLASASEPTLGSRPAPQPPVPRPEHCEGAAAGLKAVQGPPPPAVPPNADVVACTQEALLQKLTWASAELGSSTSLETSIQLCSLIRACAEALRSLQQLQH; encoded by the exons ATGGCTCTGAACGGCTCTG AAGTCGACGACTTTTCCTGGGAGCCCCCGACCGAAGCGGAGACGAAGGTGCTGCAAGCGCGGCGGGAGCGGCAGGATCGCATCTCCCGGCTCATGGGCGACTACCTGCTGCGTGGTTACCGCATGCTGGGCGAGACGTGCGCGGACTGCGGG ACGATCCTCCTCCAAGACAAACAGCGGAAAATCTACTGCGTGGCTTGCCAGGAGCTCGACTCAGACGTGGATAAAGATAATCCGG ctCTGAATGCCCAGGCTGCCCTCTCCCAAGCTCGGGAGCACCAGCTCGCCTCTGCTTCGGAGCCCACCTTGGGCTCTCGGCCTGCCCCTCAGCCCCCAGTACCCCGTCCAGAGCACTGTGAGGGAGCTGCAGCAGGGCTCAAGGCAGTCCAGGGGCCGCCCCCTCCTGCTGTGCCTCCAAATGCAGATGTCGTGGCCTGCACACAAGAGGCTCTCCTGCAGAAACTGACCTGGGCCTCAGCTGAGCTGGGCTCTAGCACCTCCCTGGAGACTAGCATCCAGCTGTGTAGCCTTATCCGGGCTTGTGCTGAAGCTCTGCGCAGCCTGCAGCAGCTGCAACACTAA
- the FAM89B gene encoding leucine repeat adapter protein 25 has protein sequence MNGLPSAEAPGGAGCALTGLPPLPRGLSGLLNASGGSWRELERVYSQRSRIHDELSRAARVPDGPRNAAGAANAGTAAGPPGPRRPVNLDSALAALRKEMVGLRQLDMSLLCQLWGLYESIQDYKHLCQDLSLCQDLSSSLHSDSSYPPDAGLSDDDEPPDASLPPDPPPLTVPQTHNARDQWLQDAFHISL, from the exons ATGAATGGGCTGCCTTCGGCCGAGGCGCCAGGCGGCGCGGGCTGCGCCCTGACCGGTCTCCCGCCGTTACCGCGCGGCCTCAGCGGTCTTCTCAACGCGAGCGGGGGCTCGTGGAGGGAGCTGGAGCGCGTCTACAGCCAGCGCAGCCGCATCCACGATGAGCTGAGCCGGGCCGCCCGCGTACCGGACGGGCCCCGTAACGCCGCCGGCGCCGCCAACGCGGGAACTGCCGCGGGTCCCCCCGGCCCGCGTCGCCCTGTTAACCTCGACTCGGCGCTAGCGGCGCTGCGCAAGGAGATG GTGGGCCTGCGGCAGCTGGACATGTCCCTGCTGTGCCAGCTGTGGGGCCTGTATGAGTCGATCCAGGACTATAAGCACCTGTGCCAAGACTTGAGCCTGTGCCAGGACCTGTCATCCTCCCTGCACTCAGACAGTTCCTACCCACCTGATGCTGGCCTATCTGATGATGACGAGCCTCCTGATGCTAGCCTGCCCCCAGACCCGCCACCCCTCACTGTGCCCCAGACGCACAATGCCCGAGACCAGTGGCTGCAGGATGCCTTCCACATCAGCCTCTGA